A region of the bacterium genome:
AATAGTATGAGTAAGCCGGGTCCGATGGGTTTCGGTAAGGGTAATTAAAAAGACTTGCGTTTTATGTTTTAACCTCCTGAAAGATTCGGAATGAATGATCCGATCTCTATCCCGTTGGAAGGCGGTGCGGATATGACATTCTTCTTCCGGTCGCGAACGCCCCCTTGATCTGGCCGATAAAGCTGCTTCCGGCCTTAAATTTCTTTCTTCCGACTCTTCAAAGGCCTTTCGGATAATCAAGGCGCTTTCTCCTCCTTCTCCTCACCGGGATACTCTACCCGGGAATGATAAATACCGGTAAGCAATCTGGTAAAAGTAGCGGCGATTTTGGTCAGGTCCTTTAGAGTAAGATCGCATTCATCCAATTCTGAGCTAATAAATTTATCGTTAATAATTCGCTTGACCATCTCTTCGAGTCTGAGGGCCGTGGGTTTGGTCAGGGTTCTGGAGGTGGCCTCCACCGCATCAGCCAGCATAATGATGGCGGCTTCCCTGTTTTGAGGTTTAGGCCCTGGATAGCGAAAATCACTTTCCTTGACCGGCTGTTTCTCTTCTTCCTCCTTTTCTTTAGCTAAGCGGTAGAAAAAGGTCATCACTGATGTTCCGTGGTGTTGCCTGATAACATCTATTATTCGGGGAGGAAGATTATGCGATTTGGCGACCTCTACCCCTTCCTTTACGTGGGACCGGAGCACAGAGGCTGAAAGAGATGGTTTGAGGTCCTTATGTTTGCTTTCTTCAGCCTGGTTTTCACTGAAATATTCAGGTTTAGACAGTTTGCCGACATCGTGATAATAGGCGGCTACTCTGGCCAGAAGGGAATTGGCCCCTACCTCTTCCGCGGCTGTTTCAGCTAAATTAGCCACCACAATAGAGTGGTGATGTGTTCCAGGGGCCTGGATAAGAAGTTTCTTAAGGAGAGGCGTATTTAGATCCGCTAACTCCAAAAGCCTGAAATCGGTCACTATACCAAAGATGTGTTCCAAAAAGGGCAAAACACCAATCGTCAAAATAGCGGATAAGAAGCCATTGCCTACCCCCCAGAGACAATTTACACCTATCTGGCGAAAAGGATATTGATAGATAAGTCCATAGGCGATGACGATTCCTAGATTAATATAACTTATCACCACGCCGCTTTTGGTTAGATCGGCTCTGGTGCGAGCAGAGGCCACCGCGTAGACACCAGCCATCCCTCCCCCAAGGTAAAAGAGAATAACTTCCATCTTTCCTCCCACTAAGATACCGATTAAAAGACTCAAAAAGAGGGTCAAAAAGAGGGCTATCCTTTCACTAAGTAGAATAGCCACCAGCATAGAAAAGGCAGCCACCGGGATAAAAAAATCGGATAAAATAGGAATGAGCGAAATAACCTTGGCCGTAATCACCGTCAGGAGCACGGTGAGATAGATAAACAGCAAC
Encoded here:
- a CDS encoding HDIG domain-containing metalloprotein, with the protein product MKKPKVFWRYFRISSHHLEVWAFLKRIHRYLLALALIGVLVIVFLPTLIHEEEEAAGLKRGAPAPAILPSSDLDTGDVLPPLLPLSEEEKELIDTQAVQKPTPVLEAKPARANLKTILGFTLLLSCFMYLLTLYVRRYQPDILRKESKLLFIYLTVLLTVITAKVISLIPILSDFFIPVAAFSMLVAILLSERIALFLTLFLSLLIGILVGGKMEVILFYLGGGMAGVYAVASARTRADLTKSGVVISYINLGIVIAYGLIYQYPFRQIGVNCLWGVGNGFLSAILTIGVLPFLEHIFGIVTDFRLLELADLNTPLLKKLLIQAPGTHHHSIVVANLAETAAEEVGANSLLARVAAYYHDVGKLSKPEYFSENQAEESKHKDLKPSLSASVLRSHVKEGVEVAKSHNLPPRIIDVIRQHHGTSVMTFFYRLAKEKEEEEKQPVKESDFRYPGPKPQNREAAIIMLADAVEATSRTLTKPTALRLEEMVKRIINDKFISSELDECDLTLKDLTKIAATFTRLLTGIYHSRVEYPGEEKEEKAP